The Alphaproteobacteria bacterium genome includes a window with the following:
- a CDS encoding tetratricopeptide repeat protein — MLRNSLLNVALASVALLLWGCNAAYSPAQSELPPMPAMTSEEKALITKADTARTLGKTDQAITLYHQAAELSQGAVRAHLELADMYMSRSQNDAAWQVLETAYGLYPNSEVIKSYAQLALIQGDSQKTLALTQQALTYNPHDVRVLNTQAVALNRLGEHREAKDTLHTAMEHAAAAIDKEYTANNLALTYIALKDAERAIALIEKTLPRAQNKPELRQLLAMAYGVNGNTDKAYELGLMDMNVQQVQENLRFYRQLRDGKIDSRTLFIPANIEH, encoded by the coding sequence ATGGGGTTGCAATGCTGCATACTCGCCTGCTCAATCTGAATTGCCGCCCATGCCCGCTATGACCAGCGAGGAAAAAGCACTTATTACCAAGGCCGACACTGCCCGCACATTGGGTAAAACCGATCAGGCAATAACGCTTTATCATCAGGCAGCAGAGCTATCCCAAGGAGCGGTAAGGGCGCATTTGGAACTGGCTGATATGTATATGTCACGCAGCCAGAATGATGCGGCATGGCAAGTGCTAGAAACCGCCTATGGCCTTTATCCAAATAGCGAAGTGATTAAATCCTACGCGCAATTGGCGTTGATCCAAGGTGACAGTCAAAAAACGCTAGCGCTTACCCAACAAGCTTTAACATATAATCCGCATGATGTGAGGGTGCTGAATACTCAAGCGGTAGCTTTAAATCGTCTGGGTGAGCACAGAGAGGCTAAAGATACCTTGCATACAGCAATGGAACATGCAGCAGCGGCCATTGATAAAGAATACACCGCTAACAATCTCGCGCTTACTTATATTGCATTGAAAGATGCTGAACGTGCGATTGCATTGATAGAAAAAACGCTACCAAGAGCACAAAATAAACCGGAGCTGCGGCAATTACTAGCTATGGCATATGGAGTAAATGGCAATACAGACAAAGCCTATGAGCTAGGTTTGATGGATATGAATGTGCAGCAGGTGCAGGAAAACCTGCGATTTTATCGCCAATTGCGTGATGGAAAAATTGATAGCCGCACGTTATTTATACCTGCCAACATTGAGCACTAA